In one window of Opitutus sp. GAS368 DNA:
- a CDS encoding DUF167 domain-containing protein, translating to MPGCTLELKTIPNAPRDEIAGWLGPALKVKVHAPALEGRANDALLDFLAGRLGLPRRALTLIRGDKSRHKVVRIAGLTLAEVRTRLSAAT from the coding sequence ATGCCCGGCTGCACCCTTGAGCTGAAGACCATCCCCAACGCCCCGCGCGACGAGATCGCCGGGTGGCTGGGCCCGGCGCTCAAGGTCAAGGTGCACGCCCCGGCCCTCGAGGGCCGCGCCAACGACGCCCTGCTTGATTTCCTCGCCGGCAGACTCGGCCTGCCCCGCCGCGCGCTCACCCTCATCCGCGGCGACAAGTCGCGCCACAAGGTCGTCCGCATCGCCGGACTGACGCTGGCCGAGGTCCGCACCCGGTTGTCCGCTGCCACATGA
- a CDS encoding exodeoxyribonuclease III, with amino-acid sequence MKLVSWNVNGVRAALKKGFLDYMAKVDADVICLQETKAHPGDVQHVAWVTGYTPHWYSAVKKGYAGTVIFTRVPPLRVTNGIGLPDHDDEGRVIAAEFKDFFLVNVYQPNSQRGLTRLKYRTEAWDPAFLAFLKKLEKKGKPVVFCGDLNVAHTEIDLTNPKTNRRNAGFTDEERTNFSTLLSKGFVDTFREFEKGPGHYTWWSQMMNCRARNIGWRVDYFVASEKLKPALKRAWISPEVMGSDHCPVGLELK; translated from the coding sequence ATGAAACTGGTTTCCTGGAACGTCAACGGCGTGCGCGCCGCCCTCAAGAAGGGTTTTCTCGATTACATGGCGAAGGTGGACGCCGACGTCATCTGCCTCCAGGAGACCAAGGCGCACCCCGGCGACGTCCAGCACGTGGCGTGGGTGACCGGTTACACGCCGCATTGGTATTCGGCGGTGAAGAAGGGCTACGCGGGCACGGTAATATTCACGCGGGTGCCGCCGCTTAGGGTGACCAACGGCATCGGCCTGCCGGACCACGATGACGAGGGACGGGTCATTGCGGCGGAATTCAAGGATTTCTTTCTCGTGAACGTCTACCAACCCAACTCGCAGCGCGGGCTGACGCGCTTGAAATATCGCACCGAGGCATGGGATCCCGCGTTCCTGGCCTTTCTGAAAAAACTCGAGAAGAAGGGCAAACCGGTGGTGTTTTGCGGCGACCTGAACGTGGCGCACACGGAGATCGACCTCACGAACCCCAAGACCAACCGGCGCAATGCCGGTTTCACGGACGAAGAGCGGACGAACTTCTCCACCCTGCTCAGCAAGGGGTTCGTGGACACATTCCGCGAATTCGAAAAGGGACCCGGCCACTACACGTGGTGGAGCCAGATGATGAACTGCCGCGCCCGGAACATCGGGTGGCGCGTCGATTATTTCGTGGCATCGGAAAAACTGAAACCGGCGCTGAAGCGCGCGTGGATCTCGCCCGAGGTGATGGGCAGCGACCATTGTCCGGTCGGGCTGGAGCTGAAGTGA
- a CDS encoding CinA family protein: MSHAAELKKLMMRRPPLTLAVAESLTAGHVQARIAAVSGASDYFLGGITAYTLRQKVKLLGVNRAHAKRVNCVSQRVAVEMAFGATRLFGADLAVATTGYAEPARAAGVKSPMAWWAICQRLANGRLALTSGTIEVPGANRTEAQARIADDVLGRLVAHLAAWRAQ; this comes from the coding sequence ATGTCGCACGCGGCCGAGCTGAAGAAGCTGATGATGCGCCGGCCGCCGCTGACGCTCGCGGTGGCGGAGAGCCTGACGGCCGGGCATGTGCAGGCGCGGATCGCGGCGGTGTCAGGGGCCTCGGATTATTTTCTCGGCGGCATCACCGCCTACACCCTGCGCCAGAAGGTAAAGCTGCTCGGCGTGAACCGCGCACACGCGAAACGCGTGAACTGCGTGTCCCAGCGCGTGGCGGTGGAAATGGCCTTTGGCGCCACACGGCTCTTCGGGGCGGATCTGGCGGTGGCGACGACTGGTTACGCCGAGCCCGCGCGCGCCGCCGGCGTAAAATCGCCCATGGCCTGGTGGGCGATCTGCCAGCGACTGGCGAATGGCCGGTTGGCGCTGACCTCCGGCACCATCGAAGTGCCGGGCGCGAATCGCACCGAGGCCCAAGCGCGAATCGCCGACGATGTGCTCGGGCGGCTCGTCGCCCATCTGGCGGCGTGGCGGGCCCAATAA
- a CDS encoding lipid-binding SYLF domain-containing protein codes for MKKFLTALFCVSALAAMLPAATGLTREAVVSHLDSCEAILQEIQGNVRTAIPADKLRNAKGIVIVNQFQAGFLLGIKDGYAVALVRRPNGKWSVPAFFRAGELSFGLQAGGKAINAIYLLMDDNAARLLLKNRMNFGAEAKAVAGIRAAEREAVNKPLPGDANVLVYSTTEGFYLGAAVKTGYMSPDEDANRLFYNTNSRMPELLYSDWVTPPQETRFIMNYVTNLTR; via the coding sequence ATGAAGAAGTTTCTCACCGCCCTTTTCTGCGTGTCCGCCCTCGCGGCCATGCTGCCTGCCGCGACCGGCCTGACCCGCGAGGCCGTGGTCTCGCACCTCGATAGCTGCGAGGCCATCCTGCAGGAAATCCAAGGCAACGTCCGGACCGCCATCCCCGCGGACAAGCTGCGCAACGCCAAGGGCATCGTCATCGTCAACCAGTTCCAGGCCGGCTTCCTGCTGGGCATCAAGGACGGCTATGCGGTCGCGCTGGTCCGCCGCCCGAACGGCAAATGGTCGGTGCCGGCCTTTTTCCGTGCCGGCGAACTCAGTTTCGGCCTGCAGGCCGGCGGCAAGGCCATCAATGCCATCTACCTCCTCATGGACGACAATGCGGCGCGCCTCCTCCTGAAGAACCGCATGAATTTCGGCGCCGAGGCCAAGGCGGTGGCCGGCATCCGCGCCGCCGAGCGCGAGGCCGTGAACAAGCCCCTGCCGGGCGACGCCAACGTGCTCGTCTACTCCACCACCGAGGGCTTCTATCTCGGAGCCGCCGTCAAGACCGGCTATATGTCCCCCGATGAAGATGCCAACCGGCTGTTCTACAATACGAACAGCCGCATGCCGGAGCTGCTCTACAGCGACTGGGTCACCCCGCCCCAAGAAACCCGCTTCATCATGAACTACGTGACGAACCTCACGCGGTAA
- a CDS encoding metallopeptidase family protein: MNFKRLTALAEPVVSAARRRLPAAVRTAAEQVPVCYEPHPNAALQAEGWEPDILGLFVGHEHRGELAEDTPLPPQILLFLENLWDYAEQDETVYRDEVRLTYLHELGHYLGWDEDEIAQRGLD; this comes from the coding sequence ATGAATTTCAAACGACTCACCGCCCTCGCCGAACCCGTGGTGTCCGCGGCGCGGCGCCGCCTGCCAGCGGCGGTGCGGACAGCGGCCGAGCAAGTCCCGGTCTGCTATGAACCGCACCCCAATGCTGCGCTTCAGGCCGAGGGCTGGGAGCCCGATATCCTCGGCTTGTTTGTCGGCCACGAACACCGGGGCGAACTCGCCGAGGATACGCCCCTGCCGCCCCAAATCCTCCTTTTCCTCGAAAACCTCTGGGACTACGCCGAGCAGGACGAGACCGTTTACCGCGATGAAGTGCGGCTGACCTACCTCCACGAGCTGGGCCATTACCTCGGCTGGGACGAGGACGAGATCGCACAACGGGGTCTGGATTGA
- a CDS encoding NAD(P)/FAD-dependent oxidoreductase: MGQRQAIIAGGGAAGFFAAIACAEADPDCAVTIYEATAHPLAKVKVSGGGRCNVTHACFDPRELVKRYPRGGRELLGAFHRWQPRDTAEWFEARGVALKTEKDGRMFPVTDSSQTIVDCLQGAATQAGVRLVLRTGLKTAVKTARGFQVALTTGEVVDCDRLLLATGGNKSNAGLEIAARLGHTIEPPVPSLFTFHIDDPRLKELAGISVEEAVTAVRGTTLKERGPLLVTHWGLSGPAVLKLSAWGARALHDCGYRFTLLVNWAPAFNAEALRAELERARAANPKKQLGTWCPVGLPLRLWEKLLPAAGLKPDTTWATVPAAALRALAAQVGEGEFAVTGKSMFKEEFVTCGGVRLSEVDFKTMESRLVPGLHFAGEVIDVDGITGGFNFQAAWTGGWLAGRAMAGRPAA, from the coding sequence ATGGGTCAACGACAGGCAATCATCGCAGGGGGCGGCGCGGCAGGCTTTTTCGCGGCCATCGCCTGCGCCGAGGCCGATCCCGATTGTGCGGTGACAATTTATGAGGCGACGGCGCACCCGCTGGCCAAGGTGAAGGTCTCGGGCGGCGGCCGCTGCAATGTCACCCACGCCTGCTTTGACCCGCGGGAATTGGTGAAACGCTACCCGCGCGGTGGGCGCGAACTGCTCGGGGCCTTCCACCGGTGGCAGCCGCGCGACACGGCCGAATGGTTTGAGGCGCGCGGCGTGGCGCTAAAAACCGAAAAGGACGGGCGGATGTTCCCCGTCACGGACAGCTCGCAGACCATCGTGGATTGCCTGCAGGGGGCCGCCACCCAGGCCGGCGTGCGGCTGGTGCTGCGCACAGGCCTGAAGACGGCCGTGAAAACCGCCCGCGGCTTCCAGGTCGCGCTCACGACCGGCGAGGTTGTCGATTGCGACCGGCTCCTGCTGGCGACCGGCGGCAACAAATCCAATGCGGGCCTCGAGATCGCCGCGCGGCTGGGGCACACGATCGAGCCGCCGGTGCCATCACTCTTCACTTTCCACATCGACGATCCGCGACTGAAGGAGCTGGCGGGCATTTCCGTCGAAGAGGCGGTCACGGCGGTACGGGGCACGACGCTGAAGGAGCGCGGGCCGTTGCTCGTCACCCACTGGGGCCTGAGCGGACCGGCGGTGCTCAAGCTTTCGGCCTGGGGGGCGCGGGCCTTGCACGATTGCGGCTACAGGTTCACCCTGCTCGTCAACTGGGCGCCGGCGTTCAATGCCGAGGCCTTGCGCGCCGAACTGGAGCGGGCCCGCGCGGCCAATCCCAAGAAACAACTGGGCACCTGGTGCCCGGTCGGACTGCCTCTGCGGCTCTGGGAAAAACTGCTGCCGGCGGCGGGGTTGAAGCCGGATACGACCTGGGCGACCGTGCCCGCGGCGGCGCTGCGCGCGCTGGCGGCGCAGGTGGGCGAGGGGGAGTTCGCCGTGACCGGCAAGAGCATGTTCAAGGAAGAGTTCGTGACCTGCGGTGGCGTGCGGTTGAGCGAGGTGGACTTCAAGACCATGGAAAGCCGGCTCGTGCCGGGACTGCACTTCGCCGGCGAGGTGATCGACGTCGATGGCATCACCGGTGGATTTAATTTCCAGGCGGCGTGGACCGGCGGCTGGCTCGCGGGCCGGGCGATGGCGGGGAGGCCGGCGGCATGA
- a CDS encoding AEC family transporter: MMSYGQLFLAVLPVFAMIVLGAFLRRTQLITESAEESLFNLVVKVTTPCLIFESVATNPAMREPGNLLVPPLLGFGLTLLSMALGWYVARALGLTIGHGLRTFALAVGLTNYSYLPLPLMDAMFGPESRAVLLVHNVGVEAAIWTGGVLVVTGLSPREGWRKLINAPVVALLLAVTVNLTGAAAQVPPVVMNFVHVLAACAIPLGLLMTGVSIQPHLDDPKQLVNPRVTLTAWLLRLVVLPWVFLLAARFLPCPVELKRVLVVQAAMPSAVISIIVARVYGGQPLVAVQIIFGTTALALFTIPFWLRFGLAFAGLVP; the protein is encoded by the coding sequence ATGATGTCCTACGGCCAGCTGTTCCTGGCGGTCCTGCCGGTGTTCGCGATGATCGTGCTCGGCGCCTTCCTGCGACGCACGCAGCTGATCACCGAGTCGGCGGAGGAAAGCCTGTTCAACCTCGTGGTGAAGGTCACCACCCCGTGTCTCATCTTTGAATCCGTGGCGACCAACCCGGCCATGCGCGAGCCGGGCAACCTGCTGGTGCCGCCCCTCCTGGGCTTCGGGCTGACGCTGCTGTCGATGGCCCTTGGCTGGTATGTGGCCCGGGCGCTCGGGCTGACGATCGGCCACGGGTTGCGCACTTTTGCGCTGGCGGTGGGGCTGACGAATTACAGCTACCTGCCCCTGCCGCTGATGGATGCCATGTTCGGTCCGGAAAGCCGCGCGGTGCTGCTGGTGCACAACGTCGGCGTGGAAGCGGCCATCTGGACGGGCGGTGTCCTCGTCGTGACGGGTCTCTCGCCGCGGGAGGGCTGGCGGAAGCTGATCAACGCGCCCGTGGTGGCCCTGCTGCTCGCGGTGACGGTCAACCTCACGGGCGCGGCGGCCCAGGTGCCGCCGGTGGTGATGAACTTTGTGCACGTGCTCGCCGCCTGCGCGATCCCGCTTGGTTTGCTCATGACCGGTGTGAGCATCCAGCCGCACCTTGACGATCCGAAGCAGCTGGTGAACCCGCGGGTGACGCTCACGGCCTGGCTGTTGCGGCTGGTGGTGTTGCCCTGGGTGTTCCTGCTCGCGGCCCGCTTCCTGCCGTGCCCGGTGGAGCTGAAGCGCGTGCTGGTGGTCCAGGCGGCGATGCCCTCGGCGGTGATCTCGATCATCGTGGCCCGCGTCTACGGCGGGCAACCGCTGGTGGCCGTGCAGATCATCTTCGGCACGACGGCGCTGGCGCTGTTCACGATTCCTTTCTGGCTCCGGTTCGGCCTGGCTTTTGCGGGCCTGGTGCCATGA
- a CDS encoding TerC family protein, whose product MDWITDPQIWISLVTLTALEIVLGIDNIIFISILAGKLPADQQAKARQTGLMLALITRILLLCSLAWMVKLTAPFLTLLGFALSGRDLILLGGGLFLIWKSTREIHEKLEGAEEHTGPGKVTPRFGAIIGQILLLDIVFSLDSVITAVGMANQLGVMIAAVVIALGVMLRYAGGVSDFVHQHPTLKMLALSFLLLIGVTLVAEGTHQHVNKGYIYFAMAFSFAVELLNLKVRKKSVPVPLHETQP is encoded by the coding sequence ATGGACTGGATCACCGACCCGCAGATCTGGATCAGCCTCGTGACCCTGACGGCGCTCGAGATCGTGCTCGGCATCGACAACATCATCTTCATCTCGATCCTCGCCGGCAAACTGCCGGCCGACCAGCAGGCCAAAGCCCGGCAGACCGGCCTGATGCTGGCGCTCATCACCCGCATCCTGCTGCTGTGCAGCCTGGCCTGGATGGTGAAGCTCACGGCCCCGTTCCTCACGCTCCTCGGGTTCGCCCTGTCCGGCCGCGACCTGATCCTGCTCGGCGGCGGACTGTTTCTCATCTGGAAGAGCACGCGCGAAATCCACGAGAAACTAGAGGGGGCGGAGGAGCACACCGGCCCCGGCAAGGTCACGCCGAGGTTCGGCGCCATCATCGGGCAAATCCTGCTGCTCGACATCGTCTTCTCGCTCGACTCGGTCATCACCGCCGTCGGCATGGCGAACCAGCTCGGCGTGATGATCGCCGCGGTCGTGATCGCGCTCGGCGTGATGCTGAGATACGCCGGCGGAGTGAGCGATTTCGTCCACCAGCATCCGACGCTGAAGATGCTCGCGCTGTCCTTCCTGCTGCTCATCGGCGTGACGCTGGTGGCCGAGGGCACGCACCAGCACGTGAACAAGGGCTACATCTACTTTGCGATGGCCTTCTCCTTCGCGGTCGAGCTGCTGAACCTGAAGGTGCGCAAGAAATCTGTCCCGGTCCCGCTGCATGAGACGCAGCCCTGA
- a CDS encoding thioredoxin family protein, whose translation MKRLVWFLPLLTAGLLRAAVPATDPLEMQVAELVAGPQVTVVHFWAPWCPNCRAELDPATGWAKFIAANPDVKVVFLNIWHKGQDPAPRLAAAGLGAQPNLLLLTHPNPSRLAADRLNSFMGLPVTWIPTTWVYREGKLRVAFNYGEIRFPVLQQMVDDARNEWPH comes from the coding sequence ATGAAACGATTGGTTTGGTTCCTCCCGTTGCTGACCGCCGGCCTGCTCCGGGCCGCGGTCCCGGCGACCGACCCGCTGGAAATGCAGGTGGCCGAGCTCGTGGCCGGCCCGCAAGTGACGGTCGTGCATTTCTGGGCCCCGTGGTGTCCGAACTGCCGCGCCGAACTCGACCCCGCCACCGGCTGGGCGAAGTTCATCGCCGCGAATCCCGACGTGAAGGTCGTATTTCTCAACATCTGGCACAAAGGGCAGGATCCGGCTCCTCGCCTGGCCGCCGCGGGACTCGGGGCGCAGCCCAACCTGCTGCTGCTGACGCACCCCAATCCCTCGCGACTGGCCGCCGACCGGCTGAATTCATTCATGGGTCTGCCGGTCACCTGGATTCCCACGACCTGGGTTTATCGCGAGGGCAAGCTGCGCGTCGCCTTCAACTACGGGGAAATCCGCTTTCCCGTGCTGCAACAGATGGTGGACGACGCCCGCAACGAGTGGCCGCACTGA
- a CDS encoding Gfo/Idh/MocA family oxidoreductase, whose product MTAKLQWGILSTGRIAHEFATALAASRTGRLVAVGSRTRGAAEKFAAEFGGIKGHASYDALLADPAVQAVYIGTPHDSHVALCIGAARAGKHILCEKPLALNRADAARAVAAAREHQVFLMEAFMYRCHPQTAKLAELVRAGAIGELRLVSAAFCFNRPVNPALRLYNRALGGGGILDIGCYPVSIARLVAGAAQGRPFAEPVEFFGTGRIHPEAQVDEQAAATLKFPGGALAQLTCGTTMAKEIAVHIYGTDGVIHVPFPFHPGKPAEGPGRIILQRPDAAAEEIACGLVADIYAIEADTVGEAIARGELESAVMSHADSLGNMAVLDAWRAAVRVKYDGEL is encoded by the coding sequence ATGACGGCGAAACTCCAGTGGGGCATCCTCAGCACCGGGCGCATCGCGCACGAGTTCGCCACGGCACTCGCGGCCTCGCGCACCGGCCGGTTGGTGGCGGTCGGCAGCCGCACCCGCGGGGCGGCGGAGAAATTCGCGGCGGAATTCGGCGGCATCAAGGGCCACGCCAGCTACGACGCCCTGCTGGCCGATCCGGCGGTGCAGGCCGTCTACATCGGCACGCCGCATGATTCCCACGTGGCGCTGTGCATCGGGGCTGCGCGGGCCGGCAAGCACATCCTCTGCGAAAAACCGCTGGCGCTCAACCGGGCCGACGCCGCCCGGGCGGTGGCCGCGGCGCGCGAGCACCAGGTCTTCCTGATGGAGGCCTTCATGTATCGCTGTCATCCGCAGACGGCCAAGCTGGCGGAACTGGTGCGCGCCGGTGCCATCGGCGAGCTGCGGCTGGTGTCGGCGGCGTTCTGTTTCAACCGGCCCGTGAATCCCGCCCTGCGGCTCTACAACCGCGCCCTCGGGGGCGGCGGCATCCTCGACATCGGCTGCTATCCGGTGTCCATCGCGCGGCTGGTCGCCGGCGCGGCCCAAGGGCGGCCCTTTGCCGAGCCGGTCGAGTTTTTCGGCACCGGCCGCATCCATCCGGAGGCCCAGGTGGACGAACAGGCCGCCGCCACGCTCAAGTTTCCCGGCGGCGCGCTCGCCCAGCTCACCTGCGGCACGACCATGGCGAAAGAGATCGCGGTGCACATTTATGGCACGGACGGAGTCATTCACGTCCCGTTCCCGTTCCATCCCGGCAAACCGGCGGAAGGGCCGGGCCGGATCATCCTCCAGCGGCCCGACGCGGCGGCCGAGGAGATCGCGTGCGGGCTGGTGGCCGACATTTATGCGATCGAAGCCGATACCGTGGGTGAAGCCATTGCCCGCGGTGAATTGGAATCGGCCGTCATGAGCCACGCCGACTCGCTCGGCAACATGGCCGTGCTCGATGCCTGGCGGGCCGCGGTCAGGGTGAAATACGACGGGGAGTTGTAG